From a region of the Hemibagrus wyckioides isolate EC202008001 linkage group LG06, SWU_Hwy_1.0, whole genome shotgun sequence genome:
- the usta gene encoding uronyl 2-sulfotransferase a isoform X2 has translation MASAWAHCCSSASARSSTSSTADPRDSCSTCASISVLPFPSQVIYNRVGKCGSRTVVLLLRILAEKHQFNLVSSDIHNKTRLTKHEQVDLMKNISTIPEPFLYTRHVHFLNFSRFRMEQPVYINIIRDPINRFLSNYFFRRFGDWRGEQNHLIRTPRMKDDERYLDINVCILENFPECSNPRLFYIVPYFCGQHPQCREPGVWALERAKQNVMENFLLVGILEELEDVLLLLERLLPHYFSDVLNIYHSPAFWKVGNLTGTVKKHMPTLEALQVLYRRMRYEYDFYNFVRDQFHLVKKKIGLKSTHPSSAQERDFLRELALRTNDPLDEDDEDEEDNTALEDANNWLVQP, from the exons gtgctgcCATTCCCCAGTCAGGTGATCTATAATCGAGTTGGGAAATGTGGCAGTCGCACTGTGGTGCTGCTCCTCAGGATTCTGGCTGAGAAACACCAGTTTAACCTGGTTTCTTCCGACATCCACAATAAAACCAGACTCACCAAGCACgagcag GTGGATTTGATGAAGAACATCAGCACGATCCCGGAGCCCTTCCTGTACACCAGGCACGTTCACTTCCTCAACTTCAGCAG GTTCAGGATGGAGCAGCCTGTCTACATTAACATCATCAGAGACCCCATTAACCGCTTCCTCTCCAACTACTTTTTTCGCCGCTTCGGAGACTGGAGGGGTGAGCAGAATCACTTGATCCGGACGCCTCGGATGAAAGACGACGAGAGATACCTG GACATTAACGTGTGTATCCTGGAGAACTTCCCCGAGTGCTCAAATCCTCGCCTTTTCTACATTGTGCCGTATTTCTGTGGTCAGCATCCTCAGTGCAG ggagcCAGGTGTATGGGCGTTAGAGCGAGCCAAACAGAACGTCATGGAGAACTTTCTCCTGGTGGGAATTTTAGAGGAGCTGGAGGATGTGCTGCTCCTGCTTGAGAGACTGCTACCTCACTACTTCAGCGATGTGCTGAACATCTACCACAGCCCAG CTTTTTGGAAGGTGGGTAATCTGACAGGAACAGTGAAGAAGCACATGCCCACGTTGGAGGCCTTGCAGGTGCTGTACCGCCGCATGAGGTACGAGTACGACTTCTACAACTTCGTGCGCGACCAGTTCCACCTGGTGAAAAAGAAGATCGGCCTCAAGTCGACACACCCGAGCTCGGCGCAAGAGCGTGACTTTCTACGGGAGCTCGCTCTACGAACCAACGACCCACTGGACGAGGACGACGAAGACGAGGAGGACAATACTGCTCTGGAAGACGCCAACAACTGGTTGGTGCAACCTTGA